The Betaproteobacteria bacterium genomic interval TTTCAAGCTGCTTGCGGCGATCGGCGCGTGGCTTGGCTGGAAATTGCTGCCGGCAGTCATCCTGCTTTCAGCCGGCGTTGGCGCCGTCATCGGAATTGCCCTCATCCTGTTCGCCCGCCACGGGCGCGGCACTCCCATTCCTTTCGGTCCGTACCTCGCCCTCGGCGGATTCGCGGCTCTGTTGTGGGGCGAACCGCTCACCCGCCTGTACTTTCCCGTCGCCTGACCGGTTCATTCACTGCGCGGGCTTTCTCCGTCTGCATTTCCCGCCGACAATGACGTCCGGGGAAGCCAGAAATGTCCTTCATCGTCGGTCTCACGGGTGGCATCGGCAGCGGCAAGTCCACGGCCGCGCACATGTTCGCCGAACTTGGCGCGGCGGTCGTCGACACCGATGCCATCTCGCACGCGCTCACCGGTCCCGGGGGTGCTGCCATGCCGGCGCTGCGGGAGACCTTCGGCGTCGAGTGCGTACGGCCGGACGGCGGCCTCGACCGCCAGGCGATGCGCGAAGTGGTGTTTCGGGACGCCGCAGCGCGGCGACTTCTGGAAGACATCGTCCACCCCATGATCCGGCTGGAAGCGGAACGACAGGTTGCCACCGCCGCAGCGCCCTACGTGCTGCTGATGGTGCCTCTACTGCTCGAAACCGGGCGCTACGTTTCGCTCCTGCAGCGCATATTGGTCGTGGACTGTGATCCGGAGGTCCAGATCCGCCGC includes:
- a CDS encoding dephospho-CoA kinase, whose amino-acid sequence is MSFIVGLTGGIGSGKSTAAHMFAELGAAVVDTDAISHALTGPGGAAMPALRETFGVECVRPDGGLDRQAMREVVFRDAAARRLLEDIVHPMIRLEAERQVATAAAPYVLLMVPLLLETGRYVSLLQRILVVDCDPEVQIRRTMERSGLTRDAVAAIMAAQLDRQARLAGADDVIDNGGDERALRTQVARLHVTYLQLAEQAMDR